Proteins from a genomic interval of Uloborus diversus isolate 005 chromosome 4, Udiv.v.3.1, whole genome shotgun sequence:
- the LOC129220540 gene encoding calaxin-like codes for MSETNSEASGSDPDMLLVLLELILNKMDKDSDGFLNYEEFKNAALQDWLLIEIFGQCLPDYKRHVSFLEEMKNFTDNK; via the exons gcaAGCGGAAGTGATCCCGATATGCTTTTAGTGCTTTTAGAACTGATCCTAAATAAAATG GATAAAGATAGCGATGGCTTCCTAAACTATGAAGAGTTCAAGAATGCTGCTTTGCAAGATTGGTTGCTCATTGAAATATTTGGTCAGTGCTTGCCTGATTACAAG cGCCACGTTTCATTCTTAGAAGAAATGAAGAACTTTACTGACAATAAATAG